From the Exiguobacterium marinum DSM 16307 genome, the window TTCAACCCGCGAGCTGGCATGAAGCGCCATACGATGTAGGCGATCAAGGCAACCCATAGGAGGATGACGAGGATTGTTTCGAGTCCCATAGATGTTCTTCCCTTCTCTTTCAAAGTTACCATCTCTCATTATAATGAATTTGAGGTCATGAGACAATGATTGACTCAATCAATCAGTGCTTTCCCTTTCGATTTCATTCTAGTTAGGATAAAATAAAAAGTGGAAACCGGAACATTAGGGGAGGTCGTGCCCATGCCGACACCGAGTATGGAAGATTATTTAGAACGTATTTACTTATTGATGTCAGAAAAAGGATATGCGCGAGTATCTGACATTGCCGAACATTTAGGAGTACATCCCTCCTCTGTCACGAAAATGGTTCAAAAGTTGGATCGTGAAGAGTATCTCGTATACGAAAAATATCGTGGACTTATGCTTACGAAAAAAGGTCAAAAAGTAGGGAAGCGATTGGTCGAGCGTCATGCGATGCTCGAGTCTTTTTTACGTCTCATCGGAGTGGATGAGGCAGACGTCTATGAAGATGTTGAAGGAATCGAACACCACCTCAGTTCAAATACACTCGATTGCATGACTCAGTTTGTGGAATTCTTTGAGGATAAACCGGAGCTCATGAATCAATTTAAAGAGTTTCGTGAACAAGAGCGGGCTGCGGAAGAATAATTTAAAAAAACGCCAATTTTAATCGATTGGCGTTTTTTTATCGCTTCGTTTCTTCAAAACACGAACGAATTATTGTTAGTTGCGAATGAATGTATATATTTTGGTTAGGAATATGTTAAGATAAATCGTGGATTGAATATTGAGGGGGTGGCGGCGAACATTCGCCGATATTATGGAGATTCAAATTAAAGGGAAGTTATTTGACGAACAACAAATTCGAGACCGGGTAAAAGAATTGGCAGAAGAAATTGAGAAAGATGCCAATGGGACACCGATTGTCATCGTTGCCGTGTTGAAAGGGTCGATGGTCTTTGCTGCCGATTTGATGCGCTACATGAAAGGCAGTGTGCAACTCGATACAGTCGCAACATCTTCATACGGGAAAAAGACCGTTTCGAGTGGCAGTGTACAACTTCGGAAAGATCTTGATTTAGATGTCGAAGGAAAGTATGTCGTCATCATCGAAGATATCATCGATACGGGGCAGACGTTGAAATTTCTGTGCAAACATATGGAACTCCATCAACCGAAACAGTTGAAAATCTGTACGCTTCTCGATAAACCGGCTCGCCGTCTCGTGCAATTAGACGCAGACTATGTTGGCTTTGAGATTCCGGATGAATTTGTCATCGGTTATGGCATCGATTATGCGGAG encodes:
- the mntR gene encoding transcriptional regulator MntR; this translates as MPTPSMEDYLERIYLLMSEKGYARVSDIAEHLGVHPSSVTKMVQKLDREEYLVYEKYRGLMLTKKGQKVGKRLVERHAMLESFLRLIGVDEADVYEDVEGIEHHLSSNTLDCMTQFVEFFEDKPELMNQFKEFREQERAAEE
- the hpt gene encoding hypoxanthine phosphoribosyltransferase, with protein sequence MEIQIKGKLFDEQQIRDRVKELAEEIEKDANGTPIVIVAVLKGSMVFAADLMRYMKGSVQLDTVATSSYGKKTVSSGSVQLRKDLDLDVEGKYVVIIEDIIDTGQTLKFLCKHMELHQPKQLKICTLLDKPARRLVQLDADYVGFEIPDEFVIGYGIDYAEQYRNLPYIGYVETT